Proteins co-encoded in one Ziziphus jujuba cultivar Dongzao chromosome 9, ASM3175591v1 genomic window:
- the LOC107425883 gene encoding protein TIFY 4B isoform X1 yields the protein MQPEETVSRSPLYKPLHLLTEDDISQLTREDCRRFLKEKGMRRPSWNKSQAIQQVISLKALLETTSESDDTETPNTLYILGPQSPTRGPDFRLTVSADDPANNPSKPDVPDDTSAQLIAAENDSVSPLNADATNEPVGQMTIFYRGKVNVYDDVPDDKAQTIVQFAASPFFLPHEASSDVVTTLWPFSPLPCHLHAAAANAGPNSPAAIFPRLQTVKVAERDQFLREESSKSHEDNFAGLTSRQASVQRYLEKRKDRFKHKRKAAVPPSAGLDIYLNHRVGDQFLNQQLNLCEAYSPSHPRPPQTPSRSCSVENMIKNASLSIELNDKDNQEC from the exons ATGCAACCGGAAGAAACGGTTTCCCGGTCACCACTTTACAAACCCCTCCACCTACTCACCGAAGATGACATTTCTCAGCTTACCCGTGAAGATTGCCGCCGTTTTCTCAAAGAAAAAG GCATGAGAAGGCCATCGTGGAACAAATCGCAGGCGATCCAGCAGGTTATCTCGCTTAAAGCTCTCCTCGAAACGACGTCGGAGTCCGACGACACCGAGACACCCAACACACTCTACATTCTCGGCCCTCAAAGCCCAACTCGC GGCCCAGACTTTCGTCTAACTGTTTCGGCTGACGATCCGGCCAACAATCCTTCCAAGCCCGATGTTCCTGATGATACTTCGGCCCAACTTATTGCCGCTGAAAACGACTCCGTTTCTCCTCT AAACGCCGATGCAACCAATGAGCCAGTAGGACAAATGACAATTTTCTACCGTGGGAAAGTTAATGTCTATGATGACGTGCCAGATGATAAG GCACAAACGATAGTGCAATTTGCTGCAAGCCCATTCTTTTTGCCTCATGAAGCTTCGTCAGATGTAGTCACTACGTTATGGCCCTTTAGTCCCCTTCCATGCCATTTACATGCTGCAGCTGCCAATGCAGGGCCAAATTCTCCTGCTGCCATCTTCCCAAGACTGCAAACAG TAAAAGTTGCAGAAAGAGATCAGTTCCTTAGAGAAGAGAGCAGCAAATCTCATGAAGATAATTTTG CCGGACTGACAAGTAGACAAGCATCGGTGCAAAGATATCTTGAGAAGCGAAAAGACAG GTTTAAGCACAAGAGAAAGGCAGCAGTCCCTCCTTCTGCAGGCTTGGACATCTACTTAAACCATCGAGTAGGAGATCAGTTCTTAAACCAGCAATTGAACCTGTGTGAGGCATATTCTCCTTCCCATCCAAGACCACCTCAGACACCTAGCAGGAGCTGCTCTGTTGAAAACATGATAAAAAATGCCAGCCTCTCTATAGAACTTAACGACAAAG ATAATCAAGAATGTTAA
- the LOC107425910 gene encoding uncharacterized protein LOC107425910, with protein MSTLFKMAMKGKWKEVEELCRDNLDLLKRKITKTGATALHVAITEKQLDTVRELVTLIKREDKKEALRVTTDKGDTPLHQAASMGSQLMCKWMVEADPTLIGYRNSKGETPLFLAASYGKTGAFLYLHSVCESIEDGYSYSRRADGYTTLHSAIEGEFMDLAYGIILLYEDLVDSVNENGDTALHLLANKPAAFKSGNKLGWFSRIIYECLSVELYLDDKFPSEDKSYDSSDTSVDSTVTQEIPNLPNVEAADLEKQATTSNNKDVQSKASQDKSYDSSDTSVDSTVTQEIPNLPNVEAADLEKQATTSNNKDVQSKASQDKSYDSSDTSVDSTVTQEIPNLPNAEAADLEKQATTSNNKDVQSKTSQESEKVMEKRSIFRDCIGFCAKETLGLIEAVTPCMRIKIRIEDIREIRKKHEWSVKLMDKLLEFASIYEYVDPTEGDEDQPFDVSKEYLEPEQGHHMDEVTSSKVLQKWEKEGKIKAGKLESKESAILIAAKNGIEEIVTSILEDYPVAINDRDARKKNILILAAENRDFNLFNFLINKNFVNESIAWQMDDEGNTVLHATAFHNKLKLWPVHGAAAQMQWEIKWFEYVKSSMPCGTFYPRNYKGQSAEEIFTETHEALVKKGANWLVKTSESISVAATVVAGVVFATSSSIPDGLDEKTGKPKLEKQVAFQVFSISSLLALCFSVTALTMFLVILTSGFRERDFRRDLPLKLIFGLTSLFISITSMLVSFTSGHSLMTEGKFRYAVFPVYAVACLPISIFAVAQFPLYLDLLRTNFKSRFDFFPLNLLNHLSWVWKLISVYLNPRRTKKSENEN; from the exons ATGAGTACTCTGTTCAAAATGGCGATGAAAGGTAAATGGAAAGAGGTTGAAGAGCTTTGCCGGGACAATCTCGATCTTCTTAAACGGAAAATCACAAAAACAGGTGCCACAGCACTGCATGTGGCCATCACTGAAAAGCAACTTGACACCGTTAGAGAACTTGTGACGCTGATTAAAAGGGAGGACAAGAAGGAAGCACTTAGAGTTACAACCGACAAAGGCGATACGCCTCTCCATCAAGCAGCATCAATGGGCAGTCAGCTTATGTGCAAATGGATGGTGGAAGCTGATCCCACTTTAATTGGTTATCGGAACAGTAAGGGAGAAACCCCTCTCTTCTTGGCCGCTTCATATGGAAAGACTGGAGCTTTTCTCTACTTACACAGTGTCTGTGAAAGCATTGAAGACGGCTATTCTTATTCCAGAAGGGCAGATGGTTACACTACACTGCACTCTGCAATAGAAGGGGAATTTATGG ATTTGGCATATGGTATAATTCTATTGTATGAAGATCTTGTCGATTCTGTAAATGAAAATGGTGATACCGCTCTCCATCTTTTGGCCAACAAACCTGCTGCTTTTAAAAGTGGTAACAAACTTGGATGGTTCAGCAGAATCATTTATGAAT GTCTATCTGTGGAGCTGTACCTGGACGATAAATTCCCTTCGGAAG ACAAATCATATGATAGCAGTGATACATCTGTGGACAGTACTGTCACTCAAGaaa TCCCTAACTTACCAAACGTAGAAGCAGCTGACTTagagaagcaagcaacaacatCCAATAATAAAGACGTCCAAAGTAAAGCTTCACAAG ACAAATCATATGATAGCAGTGATACATCTGTGGACAGTACTGTCACTCAAGaaa TCCCTAACTTACCAAACGTAGAAGCAGCTGACTTagagaagcaagcaacaacatCCAATAATAAAGACGTCCAAAGTAAAGCTTCACAAG ACAAATCATATGATAGCAGTGATACATCTGTGGACAGTACTGTCACTCAAGaaa TCCCTAACTTACCAAACGCAGAAGCAGCTGACTTagagaagcaagcaacaacatCCAATAATAAAGACGTCCAAAGTAAAACTTCACAAG AGAGTGAGAAAGTAATGGAAAAAAGATCCATTTTCCGTGACTGTATCGGATTTTGTGCCAAAGAAACATTGGGTCTTATTGAAGCAG tAACTCCGTGTATGAGGATAAAGATACGCATTGAAGACATACGAGAAATAAGAAAGAAGCATGAATGGAGTGTCAAACTCATGGATAAACTCCTAGAATTTGCATCTATCTATGAGTACGTAGACCCTACAGAGGGAGACGAAGACCAGCCATTCGATGTTTCAAAAGAGTATCTAGAACCTGAACAAGGACACCACATGGACGAGGTCACCTCATCCAAAGTTTTGCAAAAATGGG AGAAGGAGGGGAAAATCAAAGCGGGAAAACTAGAATCAAAGGAATCAGCAATATTAATTGCAGCCAAAAATGGAATAGAAGAAATAGTGACGAGCATCCTTGAAGATTATCCAGTGGCCATTAATGACAGGGACGCACGTAAGAAGAATATATTGATATTGGCAGCAGAGAATAgggattttaatttatttaacttcTTGATCAACAAGAACTTCGTGAATGAAAGTATCGCTTGGCAAATGGATGACGAAGGGAACACGGTTTTGCATGCGACCGCATTCCACAATAAACTTAAGCTCTGGCCAGTTCATGGAGCTGCAGCACAGATGCAGTGGGAAATCAAATGGTTCGAG TATGTGAAATCCTCAATGCCTTGTGGCACCTTCTATCCACGAAACTACAAAGGACAGAGCGCAGAGGAGATTTTTACCGAAACGCACGAGGCACTGGTTAAGAAAGGAGCAAATTGGCTGGTCAAAACCTCAGAATCGATCTCTGTGGCGGCGACTGTTGTTGCTGGAGTCGTATTTGCCACCTCGTCTTCCATCCCAGACGGTCTTGATGAGAAAACCGGCAAACCCAAACTGGAAAAACAGGTGGCTTTCCAAGTTTTCTCCATCTCATCGTTGCTGGCGCTCTGTTTTTCGGTCACGGCTTTGACCATGTTCCTGGTCATCCTCACATCAGGCTTCAGAGAAAGAGATTTCCGCAGAGACCTTCCTTTGAAGCTTATATTTGGTCTGACGTCACTTTTCATTTCCATAACCTCCATGTTGGTTTCTTTTACATCTGGCCATTCTTTGATGACGGAAGGTAAATTCAGATATGCCGTCTTTCCCGTTTATGCCGTGGCTTGCCTTCCCATTTCTATTTTCGCCGTCGCCCAGTTTCCCTTGTATCTTGATCTTCTCCGGACTAATTTCAAAAGTCGGTTTgatttcttccctttaaacttaTTAAATCACCTCAGCTGGGTATGGAAGTTAATCAGCGTCTACCTGAATCCAAGGAGAACAAAAAAGTCTGAAAACGAAAATTGA
- the LOC132805417 gene encoding probable 26S proteasome regulatory subunit p28, whose protein sequence is MAAPSNESKKKETSSNNKNLFTIAMKGEWKEVENLCKEDIRRLKLKITKSGATALHVAVGENQVYTVKEFVQLITEKNLPKEVLAIQNDAGYAPLHVAASTGNEVICRLMVNADPSLIGVRNKKGETPLFLAALHGKASIFLYLHYVCGTSYGYSYARRKDGDTFLHAAIAGEHLGNDSSTV, encoded by the coding sequence ATGGCAGCACCTTCCAATGAGAGTAAGAAGAAGGAGACGAGCAGCAACAACAAAAATCTGTTCACAATTGCCATGAAAGGTGAATGGAAAGAAGTCGAGAATCTTTGCAAGGAAGATATCCGACGTCTAAAATTGAAGATCACAAAATCAGGTGCCACAGCGCTGCATGTAGCGGTCGGTGAAAATCAAGTTTACACTGTTAAAGAATTTGTGCAGCTGATTACCGAAAAGAATTTACCAAAAGAAGTGCTCGCAATTCAAAACGATGCAGGCTATGCGCCTCTCCATGTGGCAGCATCGACGGGAAATGAGGTTATTTGCCGTTTGATGGTGAACGCTGACCCTTCTCTAATCGGTGTTCGGAACAAGAAAGGAGAAACCCCTCTCTTCTTGGCCGCTTTACATggaaaagctagcatttttctCTACTTACACTATGTCTGTGGCACTAGTTATGGCTATTCCTATGCCAGAAGGAAAGATGGTGACACTTTTCTGCACGCTGCAATAGCAGGGGAACATCTGGGTAACGACTCTAGCACTGTTTAA
- the LOC107425858 gene encoding uncharacterized protein LOC107425858 has product MQGSTMQTSLSFELENRKKELFKMAMRGKWKEVVSIYAADSKIHEVKITRSGDTALHVAASDGQEDVVEQLVEIISRGGLVHAEEVLLTKNERGNTPLHIAASMESVKMCSCIAMVKPSLIGAFNNDRETPFFLTALRGKKEAFLCLHKICEPGQGSSYCRRMDGETILHCAIAGDYFDLAFQIIHLYKELVNSVNEHGFTPLHVLASKPSAFKSGSNLRLWNSIIYHCIFVDDLKVEEPSYARESLIKSFKEEKNPNHPENYQSCINFFRLLGNALRIVVYSRDPKKQNKSDAENPEGSNVALNGKKNGKEPTPASEGQHICPSNYSTCIEFVKLIYKSILIVLGLGSNAIMKIREKKEKHKWSVQVMTKLLESTSMYEYEHTGETPQETQKDDGEETKPYEISDGDVQPLTPPNSADSSRSTNTQSTDNQKNSTNRKGGEPERETSEIGNKETAILIAAKNGVTEMVEKILELFPIAIHDMNAEKKNIVLLAVENRQPHVYKLLMKRNILRDSVFRKLDKDGNSALHLAATLGDYKPWLIPGAALQMQWEIKWYEFVKNSMPPHYFVRYNNEKKTPKEIFTETHKKLVKAGGEWLTNTSESCSVVAALIATVAFATSTAVPGGTNKNNGKPTLEHKPAFEVFAIASLVALCFSVTSVVMFLAILTSRYQEMDFESDLPRKLLVGLTSLFVSIASMLVCFCAGHFFVLQDELKYAAFPVYAVACLLVSFFAVAQFPLYFDLLWATYKKVPQRSYKVAPL; this is encoded by the exons atgcAGGGTTCTACCATGCAAACCAGTTTGAGTTTTGAGTTGGAGAACAGGAAGAAAGAGTTGTTCAAAATGGCGATGAGAGGCAAATGGAAAGAAGTCGTAAGTATATATGCTGCAGATAGTAAGATTCACGAGGTGAAGATCACGAGGTCTGGTGACACAGCATTGCACGTAGCAGCCTCTGATGGCCAAGAAGATGTTGTGGAACAACTCGTAGAGATCATTTCCAGAGGAGGACTTGTACATGCAGAAGAAGTACTTCTAACTAAGAATGAGAGAGGGAATACTCCTCTTCATATTGCAGCGTCAATGGAGAGCGTGAAGATGTGCAGTTGCATAGCTATGGTTAAACCTTCCTTGATAGGTGCTTTCAACAATGATAGAGAGACTCCCTTCTTCTTGACCGCTCTTCGCGGTAAGAAGGAAGCTTTCCTTTGCCTTCACAAAATCTGTGAACCTGGGCAAGGCTCTTCTTATTGTAGGAGAATGGATGGCGAGACTATTCTGCACTGTGCAATAGCCGGTGACTACTTTG ATCTGGCATTTCAGATAATTCACCTGTATAAGGAACTTGTTAATTCTGTGAACGAACACGGATTTACCCCACTTCATGTTTTAGCTAGTAAACCTTCTGCTTTCAAAAGTGGTAGCAACCTTAGACTATGGAACAGTATCATTTACCATT GTATATTTGTGGATGACCTCAAAGTAGAAGAGCCATCATATGCCCGGGAATCACTGATAAAAAGCTTCAAGGAAGAAAAGAATCCTAACCATCCAGAAAACTATCAAAGTTGCATAAATTTCTTTCGGTTGCTGGGGAATGCTCTTCGAATTG TGGTTTACAGCAGGGATccaaaaaaacagaacaaaagCGATGCAGAAAACCCTGAAGGATCGAACGTTGCTCTCAATGGAAAAAAGAACG GGAAAGAACCGACCCCAGCAAGTGAAGGGCAACACATATGTCCGTCAAATTACAGCACCTGCATTGAGTTTGTAAAGCTTATATACAAGTCAATCTTGATCGTTCTTGGACTCG GATCTAATGCCATAATGAAGAtaagggaaaagaaagaaaagcataaATGGTCGGTTCAGGTCATGACTAAACTCCTGGAAAGCACTTCTATGTATGAATATGAACACACGGGAGAGACACCTCAAGAAACCCAAAAGGACGACGGAGAAGAAACGAAACCCTATGAAATTTCAGATGGTGATGTCCAGCCATTGACTCCTCCTAACTCTGCTGATTCCTCAAGATCAACCAACACACAGAGCACCGATAACCAAAAGAATAGTACTAATAGAAAAGGAG GGGAACCGGAGAGGGAAACCTCAGAAATAGGAAACAAGGAAACGGCCATACTAATCGCGGCGAAAAACGGAGTGACTGAAATGGTGGAGAAAATCCTTGAACTTTTCCCGATTGCCATCCACGACATGAACGCAGAAAAGAAGAACATAGTACTATTGGCAGTGGAAAACAGGCAGCCTCATGTTTATAAGCTCTTGATGAAGAGAAACATCCTGAGAGACAGTGTGTTTCGGAAATTGGATAAAGATGGGAACAGTGCTTTGCATCTTGCAGCAACTCTTGGAGATTATAAGCCGTGGCTGATTCCTGGCGCCGCATTACAAATGCAGTGGGAAATCAAATGGTATGAG TTTGTGAAAAACTCCATGCCACCGCACTACTTCGTCCGCTACAACAATGAGAAGAAGACTCCAAAAGAGATATTCACCGAAACCCATAAGAAACTTGTCAAAGCCGGCGGCGAGTGGCTCACAAACACCTCGGAATCTTGCTCCGTGGTGGCTGCGCTGATCGCCACCGTTGCTTTCGCAACCTCTACGGCAGTTCCAGGGGGTACCAACAAGAACAACGGTAAACCAACCCTGGAACACAAACCGGCTTTCGAAGTTTTCGCAATCGCATCGCTGGTCGCGCTGTGCTTCTCGGTGACGTCCGTGGTGATGTTCCTGGCCATCCTCACTTCCCGATACCAAGAAATGGATTTCGAGAGTGACCTGCCCAGGAAGCTTTTGGTGGGCTTGACATCGCTCTTTGTCTCCATCGCCTCCATGCTTGTTTGTTTCTGTGCTGGCCATTTTTTTGTGCTCCAAGATGAGCTTAAATACGCGGCTTTTCCCGTCTATGCAGTCGCGTGTCTGCTTGTGTCTTTCTTCGCCGTTGCgcaatttccgttgtactttgatCTTTTATGGGCTACTTATAAGAAGGTTCCACAGCGCAGCTACAAAGTAGCCCCTCTATAG
- the LOC107425883 gene encoding protein TIFY 4B isoform X2 has protein sequence MQPEETVSRSPLYKPLHLLTEDDISQLTREDCRRFLKEKGMRRPSWNKSQAIQQVISLKALLETTSESDDTETPNTLYILGPQSPTRGPDFRLTVSADDPANNPSKPDVPDDTSAQLIAAENDSVSPLNADATNEPVGQMTIFYRGKVNVYDDVPDDKAQTIVQFAASPFFLPHEASSDVVTTLWPFSPLPCHLHAAAANAGPNSPAAIFPRLQTVKVAERDQFLREESSKSHEDNFAGLTSRQASVQRYLEKRKDR, from the exons ATGCAACCGGAAGAAACGGTTTCCCGGTCACCACTTTACAAACCCCTCCACCTACTCACCGAAGATGACATTTCTCAGCTTACCCGTGAAGATTGCCGCCGTTTTCTCAAAGAAAAAG GCATGAGAAGGCCATCGTGGAACAAATCGCAGGCGATCCAGCAGGTTATCTCGCTTAAAGCTCTCCTCGAAACGACGTCGGAGTCCGACGACACCGAGACACCCAACACACTCTACATTCTCGGCCCTCAAAGCCCAACTCGC GGCCCAGACTTTCGTCTAACTGTTTCGGCTGACGATCCGGCCAACAATCCTTCCAAGCCCGATGTTCCTGATGATACTTCGGCCCAACTTATTGCCGCTGAAAACGACTCCGTTTCTCCTCT AAACGCCGATGCAACCAATGAGCCAGTAGGACAAATGACAATTTTCTACCGTGGGAAAGTTAATGTCTATGATGACGTGCCAGATGATAAG GCACAAACGATAGTGCAATTTGCTGCAAGCCCATTCTTTTTGCCTCATGAAGCTTCGTCAGATGTAGTCACTACGTTATGGCCCTTTAGTCCCCTTCCATGCCATTTACATGCTGCAGCTGCCAATGCAGGGCCAAATTCTCCTGCTGCCATCTTCCCAAGACTGCAAACAG TAAAAGTTGCAGAAAGAGATCAGTTCCTTAGAGAAGAGAGCAGCAAATCTCATGAAGATAATTTTG CCGGACTGACAAGTAGACAAGCATCGGTGCAAAGATATCTTGAGAAGCGAAAAGACAG GTGA
- the LOC112492799 gene encoding uncharacterized protein LOC112492799 produces the protein MLAAANRHVNLFNFLRRKNFLRESTVRKIDDEGNSALHVAAVYSKDKLWPIPGAAAQMQWEIKWFEYVKYSMPRVSFRRNNKEKSAEEIFTETHTTLVKEGAEWLVKTSESCSVVAALIAAVALATSASIPGGIDEMTGKPKLQQHTAFEIFAISSLVALCFSVTALTMFLAILTSRFQQRDFARDLPVKLLLGLTSLFISIGAVLVSFSSGYSLVTEDKFRYAIFPVYAATCLPISIFAVAQLPLYLDLLRTNFKSRFDYR, from the exons ATGTTGGCAGCGGCGAATAGGCATGTGAATTTATTTAACTTCTTGAGAAGGAAAAATTTCCTGAGAGAAAGCACTGTTCGGAAAATAGATGATGAAGGGAACAGTGCTTTGCACGTAGCCGCAGTCTATTCTAAAGATAAACTTTGGCCAATTCCTGGTGCTGCAGCACAAATGCAGTGGGAAATCAAATGGTTCGAG TATGTGAAATACTCCATGCCTCGCGTCTCCTTTCGACGcaacaataaagaaaaaagtgcAGAGGAGATCTTCACTGAAACCCACACAACCCTGGTGAAAGAAGGTGCGGAATGGCTTGTCAAAACCTCAGAGTCGTGCTCCGTTGTGGCGGCTCTTATTGCCGCTGTTGCTTTAGCTACCTCTGCTTCCATCCCAGGCGGTATCGACGAGATGACTGGCAAACCAAAACTGCAACAACATACAGCTTTTGAAATTTTCGCCATCTCTTCGTTGGTGGCCCTCTGCTTCTCGGTCACGGCGTTAACAATGTTCTTGGCCATCCTCACATCTCGGTTCCAACAAAGGGATTTCGCCAGAGACCTTCCGGTGAAGCTCTTACTAGGATTGACTTCGCTTTTCATTTCCATTGGAGCGGTCTTGGTTTCATTTTCATCTGGATATTCTTTGGTGACAGAAGATAAATTCAGATATGCCATCTTTCCAGTTTATGCTGCGACTTGCCTTCCCATTTCCATCTTCGCCGTTGCCCAGCTTCCGTTGTATCTTGATCTTCTCCGGACTAATTTCAAGAGTCGGTTTGATTACCGTTAG